Part of the Methanobacterium spitsbergense genome, TCTATGGTATCACATTCAGGCCGGAATTTGCAGGATTAGCAATGGCATTAAGTTCAGTTTCTGTATTAACCCTTTCATTACTCTTAAAAGGATATGTTCCTCCTGCAAAACAAACAAAACACCACTAAATTGAATTAATAAAATATTTTTTTGAAAATTATATGCACGAATTTGTTGTAATTCATATTTTAATATTTTTTGTGGCTTAAATTTTCATTATACATATATTTTTACTAATACATATCAAAAGAAATATAAATTTAAATACTAATATCTACAAGTACTAATATATATTAGTAAATATGAGATGGGTTTTTATAGATAGAAAGGGCTATAAAACATTTTCCAGTGAAAATCTGATATGGAGAATATGTTTAATGATATAAAATACCTGTAATTTATCGAATGGGGTCTAATGGAATAAATAATGAAACTATTTATGATATTTGAAAAAAACTTATAAATAAAACTTATTGGTGGTGATTGAAATACTCTCAAAACTTTCTAATCTTGTACTCGGACTCTTATGGAAAAAATCTTTAAACCCTTATGAGATAACCAAATTAATGGAACGCCCGGGAATTCAGGATTGGTTCCCTATGAATGTTTCTTCTATATATACAACCATTAAAAATTTACATAAAAAAGGTTACATTACCGGTGAAATTCAAGATGAAGGAAATAGAAAAACCATATACACGTTAACTGAAAAAGGTGAAAAAGCGCTTAAAGATTCACTAGAATTAGGTTTGGAATCTTTCAATGTACAGGCAACTCATTTTGGAACATCATTATTTCATATTTGTATCTTGGATA contains:
- a CDS encoding PadR family transcriptional regulator, with translation MVIEILSKLSNLVLGLLWKKSLNPYEITKLMERPGIQDWFPMNVSSIYTTIKNLHKKGYITGEIQDEGNRKTIYTLTEKGEKALKDSLELGLESFNVQATHFGTSLFHICILDKDEAIKLLEKRIMGLEGIKFKATERVSKSSLKLPFNFKMMQKSNIERIKTEIKITSELIDEIKAEDQWNSSFIDFMQ